One part of the Aurantibacillus circumpalustris genome encodes these proteins:
- a CDS encoding cyclopropane-fatty-acyl-phospholipid synthase family protein translates to MSTIIAINDKIGFYERILLGLFSEMQLGSLELILPSGQELKFGNGENSICARIEIKNSNFFKRCVLYGDIGFGESYVDGDWETPNIQNVIKWFLLNIENTPGISGSLHNNFFINVLKFFNKIYHSKKTNSIGGSKKNISEHYDLNNTFFSLFLDPTMTYSSAYFKEENMTLEEAQLAKYDRLCRQLNLKPSDHVLEIGSGWGGNAIYIAKTYGCKVTSLTISEEQHKLANERIIKENLSDKVSVILKDYRLMEGKFDKLVSIEMLEAVGAEFYNEYFKKCSDLLKKDGIFAIQVITCPDSRFEHLKNGVDWIQKHIFPGSLLPSVTAINKAINEVCDLTLVDLKDLGLDYAHTLKIWQQEFSKNIEEIKKLGFDDYFIRKWNYYFSYCEAAFAMRNIHVMQLVYTRPNNVGR, encoded by the coding sequence ATGTCAACAATAATAGCCATAAACGACAAAATTGGTTTCTACGAAAGAATTCTTTTAGGACTTTTTTCAGAAATGCAATTAGGGTCGTTAGAGTTAATTCTGCCGAGCGGACAAGAATTAAAATTTGGGAATGGTGAAAATTCTATTTGCGCTAGAATCGAAATAAAAAATTCGAATTTCTTTAAACGTTGTGTTTTATACGGTGATATTGGTTTTGGAGAATCATATGTAGATGGTGATTGGGAAACACCCAACATTCAAAACGTAATTAAATGGTTTCTTTTGAATATCGAAAACACACCTGGTATTTCAGGAAGTTTGCACAATAATTTTTTCATAAATGTTCTAAAATTTTTCAATAAAATCTATCACTCAAAAAAAACAAACAGCATTGGTGGTTCTAAGAAAAATATTTCAGAACACTACGACCTCAACAATACTTTTTTCTCCTTATTTCTTGATCCAACAATGACCTACTCCTCCGCATACTTCAAAGAGGAAAATATGACTTTGGAAGAAGCACAGTTAGCGAAGTACGATCGTTTATGCAGACAATTAAATTTAAAACCGAGTGACCATGTTCTTGAAATCGGTAGCGGTTGGGGCGGAAATGCAATTTACATTGCAAAAACTTATGGCTGTAAAGTTACTAGCTTAACAATCTCTGAAGAACAGCACAAACTCGCTAACGAAAGAATTATTAAAGAAAATTTATCTGATAAAGTTTCTGTTATTTTAAAAGATTACCGTTTGATGGAAGGGAAATTTGACAAGCTTGTTTCTATTGAAATGCTGGAAGCTGTCGGTGCCGAATTTTATAACGAGTATTTTAAAAAATGTAGCGATTTACTTAAAAAAGATGGCATATTCGCCATACAAGTCATTACATGTCCCGACAGCCGTTTCGAGCATTTAAAGAATGGCGTAGACTGGATTCAAAAACATATTTTTCCTGGTTCTTTATTACCTTCTGTAACAGCCATTAATAAAGCCATTAACGAAGTGTGTGATTTGACTCTGGTAGACTTAAAAGACTTAGGTTTAGATTACGCTCATACTTTAAAAATCTGGCAACAAGAATTTTCTAAAAATATTGAAGAGATTAAGAAGTTAGGTTTCGATGATTATTTTATTCGCAAATGGAATTATTATTTTTCATACTGCGAAGCCGCCTTTGCTATGAGAAACATCCATGTGATGCAATTAGTTTATACCAGACCGAATAACGTTGGTCGTTAG
- a CDS encoding DUF1365 domain-containing protein, producing the protein MNSCLYRAKVMHNRLKPKSHRFHYNVFMFYIDLDEIDTLVKKHWMLSKNGFNFFSLRDNEHIQLPIDGPNRDKSTKEHIIAYLEQNGVKYVNQRIMLLTNLNILGYNFNPVSFYFVLGKNNEAECAIAEVGNTFGEIKPYFLGKETLNEKGFHLNTSKYFYVSPFIDHDTNFDFNLTVPTEKLNIRIDDYKDEERFFISTLTGSRKELSNYNLFIYSVRFPLLTLRIIGLIHWQAFRLWLKKLHFHKKAENAHLQQDVFRKYEEKR; encoded by the coding sequence ATGAACAGTTGCCTCTATAGAGCTAAAGTCATGCACAACCGTTTGAAGCCGAAATCTCACCGATTTCACTACAACGTATTTATGTTCTATATCGACCTTGATGAAATTGACACGTTGGTTAAAAAACACTGGATGCTGAGCAAAAACGGATTTAACTTTTTCTCACTCCGCGATAACGAACACATTCAATTGCCGATTGACGGTCCTAATAGGGACAAATCTACCAAAGAACATATTATCGCGTATCTTGAACAAAATGGCGTGAAATATGTTAATCAAAGAATAATGCTGTTAACAAACCTGAACATATTAGGTTACAACTTTAATCCTGTGTCCTTCTACTTTGTTTTGGGTAAAAACAACGAAGCTGAATGTGCAATTGCCGAAGTTGGAAATACTTTTGGTGAGATAAAGCCATATTTCTTGGGAAAAGAAACTCTGAATGAAAAAGGATTTCATCTTAACACCTCAAAGTACTTTTACGTATCCCCATTTATCGATCACGATACAAATTTCGACTTTAATCTCACTGTTCCAACTGAAAAACTGAATATCCGAATAGATGATTACAAAGATGAAGAGCGCTTCTTCATTAGTACTTTAACTGGCTCTAGGAAGGAGCTCTCGAACTATAATCTTTTTATTTATAGTGTTCGTTTTCCTTTACTAACCCTAAGAATAATTGGTTTAATTCACTGGCAAGCTTTTCGCCTTTGGTTAAAGAAATTACATTTTCATAAAAAAGCAGAAAACGCACATCTACAACAAGACGTATTTCGTAAATACGAGGAAAAAAGGTAG
- a CDS encoding four helix bundle protein: MNEKTQQLLDRTFYFGVNTLKFLKKLPEDYIYKIPKLQVGRSSISIGANYEEAQGAVSKRDFTNKIGISYKEARESHYWLRVLAELYEDPKYKKDFEIFLKESHDLKNIFAAIKKSSKNE; the protein is encoded by the coding sequence ATGAACGAGAAAACACAACAATTATTAGATAGGACATTTTACTTCGGTGTAAATACTTTGAAATTTCTAAAAAAACTTCCTGAGGATTACATTTATAAAATTCCAAAATTACAGGTTGGAAGATCAAGTATTTCAATAGGAGCAAATTATGAAGAGGCGCAGGGAGCTGTATCTAAAAGAGATTTCACGAATAAGATTGGCATTAGTTATAAAGAAGCAAGAGAGAGTCATTATTGGTTGAGAGTTCTGGCAGAATTATATGAAGACCCTAAGTATAAAAAGGATTTTGAAATCTTCCTTAAAGAGTCTCATGATTTAAAAAATATTTTCGCAGCAATAAAAAAATCATCCAAGAATGAATAA
- a CDS encoding NAD(P)/FAD-dependent oxidoreductase, with amino-acid sequence MEKLAIIGTGIAGMGCAHFLHKKYELSIFEQNDYIGGHTNTVAVDEDGKDVFMDTGFMVFNFETYPNLVKLFDEIKASIKKTDMSFSVQYKPTGLEYCSSGINGLFAQRKNIFNISYIKMLMEISRFNKISLEILEDKRYENHSLREFIKEFKFSEEMLWKYLVPMSSAVWSTPMDKMLDFPALTLIRFFKNHGFLGLNTQHQWYTLEKGSESYKEILIKPFKDEIQINNAVVSVSKKDKKAIVILKDGTQKEFDKVIFACHADQALKILTEPSADEKRLLSPFKYQKNIATVHTDESVMPKNKKTWSSWNYRIEEIDRELLPTTIYWMNNLQGVSKKKNYFVSINAFPNSIAKNKLIREIDYEHPLFDLPAINAQKKLPLLNQNGPLYFCGSYFNYGFHEDAFKSAVELCLRM; translated from the coding sequence ATGGAGAAGTTAGCAATCATAGGAACAGGAATTGCAGGAATGGGTTGCGCACATTTCCTGCATAAAAAATACGAACTCAGTATTTTTGAACAGAACGATTATATAGGAGGACACACAAATACAGTTGCCGTTGACGAAGATGGAAAAGATGTGTTTATGGATACTGGTTTTATGGTTTTTAATTTTGAAACCTATCCCAATCTCGTAAAATTATTTGATGAAATAAAAGCGTCGATTAAAAAAACAGACATGTCCTTTAGCGTTCAGTACAAACCTACCGGACTAGAATACTGCAGTTCGGGAATAAACGGTTTGTTTGCACAACGCAAGAATATCTTCAACATTTCATACATTAAAATGTTAATGGAAATTTCTAGATTTAATAAAATAAGTTTAGAAATACTTGAAGACAAGCGGTACGAAAATCATTCATTAAGAGAATTCATTAAGGAATTTAAATTTAGTGAAGAGATGCTTTGGAAATACTTAGTGCCAATGAGTTCTGCAGTTTGGAGTACACCGATGGACAAGATGCTGGACTTTCCTGCCTTAACACTCATTCGATTTTTTAAGAACCACGGCTTTTTAGGCTTAAACACGCAACACCAATGGTACACTTTAGAAAAAGGGAGCGAATCGTATAAAGAAATTCTAATCAAACCTTTTAAAGATGAAATTCAGATCAATAATGCTGTTGTGAGCGTCTCAAAAAAAGATAAAAAAGCGATCGTTATTTTAAAAGATGGAACACAAAAAGAATTTGATAAGGTGATTTTCGCTTGTCATGCCGATCAAGCTTTAAAAATCTTGACAGAACCAAGTGCTGATGAAAAACGTCTCTTAAGTCCGTTTAAATACCAGAAAAATATTGCAACAGTGCATACGGATGAATCAGTGATGCCAAAAAATAAAAAAACATGGAGTAGCTGGAATTACCGAATCGAGGAGATTGACAGAGAACTTTTGCCGACAACTATTTATTGGATGAATAACTTACAAGGAGTAAGTAAAAAGAAAAATTATTTTGTTTCGATTAATGCCTTTCCAAATAGTATTGCTAAAAATAAACTTATAAGAGAAATTGACTACGAACACCCACTATTTGATTTACCTGCTATTAATGCACAAAAGAAACTACCTTTGTTGAACCAAAACGGACCACTTTATTTTTGTGGAAGCTATTTTAATTACGGCTTTCATGAAGACGCTTTTAAGAGCGCGGTGGAATTGTGTCTGCGAATGTAA
- a CDS encoding alpha/beta hydrolase, whose translation MWRLVIALLLFLISLLVFFKAPTNFLWKVSIVTIEFPYIPITITSLFIISCFYADYYKIVVIFISSISLVFYCLPIFEVHSRGKNLEEDLAKNFPFQKKNDFLKQPFSLLKLLTGIGFQKTEPQILVYKKTEDENLEIDFYPSLLEGKHPCIIVIHGGSWSSGDSKQLPDLNYYLSQKGYHVASINYRKAPEFKSPSQVEDTKDALAFLINNSEDLKIDTTNFVLLGRSAGAQIALVAAYTFNNQNIKGVVSFYGPADMVWGARFRSNKLVLNTEQIFRDYFGGLIDDVPQKYHEASAFEFAEENSPPTLLIHGPHDALVSYFHSVHLDKKLEEKKVPHYFLNLPWASHGCDYTINGPSGQITTFSIERFIYSVTRN comes from the coding sequence ATGTGGCGATTGGTCATTGCATTACTTTTATTTCTCATTTCTCTTTTGGTTTTTTTTAAAGCACCAACAAACTTTTTGTGGAAAGTATCAATTGTAACTATTGAGTTTCCATACATTCCTATAACAATTACTTCTTTATTCATAATATCTTGTTTTTACGCCGATTATTATAAAATTGTGGTGATTTTTATTTCAAGTATAAGTCTTGTATTTTATTGTTTGCCGATTTTTGAAGTTCATAGCCGTGGTAAAAATCTGGAAGAAGATCTTGCTAAAAACTTTCCATTTCAAAAGAAAAACGATTTCCTTAAACAACCTTTTTCACTATTGAAACTACTTACCGGAATAGGGTTTCAAAAAACAGAACCTCAAATTTTAGTGTATAAAAAAACAGAAGATGAAAATCTCGAAATTGATTTTTATCCATCTTTATTAGAAGGTAAGCATCCCTGCATAATAGTCATTCATGGCGGATCCTGGTCGTCTGGCGACAGCAAACAGTTACCTGACCTTAACTACTATTTGTCGCAAAAAGGCTATCATGTCGCCTCTATTAATTATCGTAAGGCGCCTGAATTTAAATCACCTTCACAGGTTGAGGACACAAAAGATGCTTTAGCCTTTTTAATAAATAATTCTGAGGACTTAAAAATTGATACCACTAATTTTGTTTTATTGGGAAGATCAGCGGGTGCACAAATAGCTTTGGTTGCAGCCTACACATTTAATAATCAAAACATCAAAGGAGTTGTTTCGTTTTACGGACCAGCAGATATGGTTTGGGGTGCAAGATTTAGGTCAAATAAATTAGTCTTAAATACTGAACAAATTTTCAGGGATTATTTCGGCGGTTTAATTGACGACGTTCCTCAAAAATATCATGAAGCAAGTGCTTTTGAATTTGCGGAAGAGAACTCACCCCCTACTCTACTCATTCATGGGCCACATGACGCACTGGTTTCTTATTTTCACAGCGTTCATTTGGATAAAAAACTAGAAGAAAAAAAAGTGCCTCATTATTTTTTAAACTTGCCGTGGGCATCGCATGGTTGCGATTACACTATTAACGGTCCCAGCGGCCAAATTACAACTTTTAGTATAGAACGATTTATTTACTCAGTGACCAGAAATTAA
- a CDS encoding SAM-dependent methyltransferase produces the protein MWYNTFLEKNKIPDVFIRIGIRKLLKQRLKDEDKGSPENNQKHLMQLIEELKSSPIAINTQEANEQHYEVPTEFYQHCLGKHLKYSSGYWKEGVSTIDTSEKDMLELTCERAELQDGQDVLELGCGWGSLSLFMAARYSKSRITVVSNSKTQKTYIDNQATQRGITNLTVITVNMNDFKPEHTYDRVVSVEMFEHMRNYKKLMLLVANALKPQGKLFVHIFTHKELAYKFEVLDETDWMSKYFFTGGIMPSDDLLLYFNENLSIEKHWRVSGMHYSKTSEAWLKNMDKHKKEIMTIFEITYGKKDALKWWVYWRIFYMACAELWGYNNGEEWIVSHYLFNKN, from the coding sequence ATGTGGTATAATACATTCTTAGAAAAAAATAAAATTCCGGATGTTTTCATTCGCATTGGAATTAGAAAATTATTGAAACAACGCCTGAAAGACGAGGACAAAGGAAGTCCAGAAAACAATCAGAAACATTTAATGCAATTAATTGAAGAACTAAAAAGTTCTCCTATTGCTATTAATACACAAGAGGCTAATGAACAACATTACGAAGTTCCGACTGAATTCTATCAGCATTGTCTCGGAAAACATTTAAAATACAGTAGTGGATACTGGAAAGAAGGCGTCTCAACTATTGACACCTCGGAAAAAGACATGCTGGAACTGACTTGCGAGCGTGCTGAGCTGCAAGATGGTCAAGATGTACTAGAGCTTGGTTGTGGTTGGGGTTCTTTATCACTATTTATGGCGGCCAGATATTCTAAAAGTAGGATTACAGTTGTTTCAAATTCGAAAACGCAAAAAACATACATTGACAATCAGGCAACACAAAGAGGGATTACAAACTTAACTGTAATCACAGTTAACATGAATGATTTTAAACCAGAACATACATACGATCGTGTTGTTTCGGTTGAAATGTTTGAGCACATGCGCAATTACAAAAAACTCATGTTACTTGTTGCTAATGCCCTAAAACCGCAAGGGAAATTATTTGTTCATATTTTCACCCATAAAGAACTAGCTTACAAATTTGAAGTGTTAGATGAAACAGATTGGATGAGCAAGTACTTTTTTACGGGCGGTATAATGCCTAGTGATGACCTTTTACTTTACTTTAACGAAAATTTAAGTATAGAAAAACATTGGCGTGTGAGTGGCATGCACTACAGCAAAACATCTGAGGCTTGGTTGAAAAATATGGATAAGCATAAAAAAGAAATTATGACCATTTTTGAAATTACTTACGGCAAAAAAGATGCTCTTAAATGGTGGGTTTATTGGCGTATATTTTACATGGCTTGCGCCGAATTGTGGGGTTATAATAATGGCGAAGAATGGATTGTAAGTCACTACCTTTTCAATAAAAATTAA
- a CDS encoding DUF1295 domain-containing protein, producing MSQYLSIPLISWAIVAIIMILIWLWALKIKNNGIVDIFWSTNFLVIAIIIWLLADGFSERKNLVCALAALWSIRLGIYLSIRVGSHLDVEEGRYKKLREEWNKTKFFFFFQMQAFSNVMLSIPFFIIALNTSPEITTIEYIGAVLWFLCIIGEGVSDWQLQHFKKQAENKGKVCQYGLWNYSRHPNYFFQFSIWISVLIFALPSPYGWLAVICPISIGYLIFKVTGIPMTEEQAIRSKGEAYKKYQKTTSVFVPWFKKK from the coding sequence ATGAGCCAATATTTATCAATACCTTTAATTTCATGGGCAATAGTGGCCATTATCATGATCCTTATTTGGCTTTGGGCCTTAAAAATTAAAAATAATGGCATTGTAGATATTTTTTGGTCCACCAATTTTTTGGTAATCGCTATTATCATTTGGTTGCTAGCTGATGGTTTTTCCGAAAGAAAAAATCTTGTTTGTGCACTAGCAGCTTTATGGAGCATTCGACTTGGAATTTACTTGTCAATTAGAGTTGGATCGCATTTAGATGTTGAAGAAGGCCGTTATAAAAAATTAAGGGAAGAATGGAACAAGACAAAATTCTTTTTCTTTTTTCAAATGCAGGCATTTTCAAATGTCATGTTATCGATTCCGTTTTTTATTATCGCTCTTAATACATCTCCAGAAATTACCACAATCGAATACATTGGTGCCGTACTTTGGTTTCTTTGCATTATTGGTGAAGGTGTTTCAGACTGGCAATTGCAGCACTTTAAAAAACAAGCTGAAAACAAAGGAAAAGTCTGCCAATACGGTTTGTGGAATTATTCAAGACATCCGAATTACTTTTTTCAATTTTCAATATGGATTTCAGTTTTGATTTTTGCCTTACCAAGTCCTTATGGTTGGTTAGCGGTTATTTGCCCCATTTCTATTGGCTATTTAATTTTTAAAGTAACCGGCATTCCTATGACAGAAGAACAAGCTATTCGAAGCAAAGGAGAAGCTTATAAAAAGTATCAAAAGACAACAAGTGTTTTTGTTCCGTGGTTCAAAAAAAAGTAA
- the ubiE gene encoding bifunctional demethylmenaquinone methyltransferase/2-methoxy-6-polyprenyl-1,4-benzoquinol methylase UbiE: MKHDSVTPYNTQDEKKEQVALMFDNIAKRYDLLNSILSLGIHRGWRKRCVKLLKDKQPKKILDVATGTGDFAIECAKLNPESIIGIDISDGMMKYGREKLKVLKLDSIISLKNGNAETIFFPDNSFDAIVVGFGVRNFQNLNAGLSNLHRMLKPGGQLVVLEFSYPRNAFIKGFYNFYFSKVTPFIGKIFSKDTRAYTYLTESVKAFPHNEKFIEILNSLKYKNTSFELVSFGIAAIYSGEK; the protein is encoded by the coding sequence ATGAAGCATGATTCAGTTACACCATACAATACACAAGACGAAAAAAAAGAACAAGTAGCGCTGATGTTCGATAACATCGCCAAACGTTACGACCTTTTAAATAGCATTCTTTCTTTAGGCATACACAGAGGCTGGAGAAAAAGATGTGTTAAACTTTTAAAAGATAAACAACCAAAAAAAATATTAGATGTTGCTACAGGCACTGGAGATTTTGCCATTGAATGCGCGAAATTAAATCCAGAATCCATTATTGGAATTGATATCAGTGACGGGATGATGAAGTATGGTAGAGAGAAATTAAAAGTTCTGAAATTGGATTCTATAATTTCTTTAAAAAACGGTAATGCTGAAACTATATTTTTTCCGGACAATAGTTTTGATGCGATTGTTGTTGGATTTGGAGTTCGTAATTTCCAGAATTTAAATGCAGGTTTGAGTAATTTACATAGAATGCTGAAACCAGGCGGGCAATTAGTTGTGCTCGAATTTTCTTATCCCCGCAACGCATTCATTAAAGGATTTTACAATTTCTATTTTTCTAAAGTAACGCCATTTATTGGCAAAATATTTTCAAAAGATACAAGAGCTTACACCTATTTGACAGAAAGTGTAAAGGCTTTTCCTCATAATGAAAAATTCATAGAAATTCTAAACAGTCTTAAATACAAGAACACCTCTTTTGAACTTGTTAGTTTTGGTATTGCGGCAATTTATTCGGGAGAGAAATAG
- a CDS encoding GxxExxY protein, which yields MKYTEVEYNELTKLVIKCAIEVHKELGPGLLESVYEICLIKLLREEGLDVKHQVKLPVYFRKEKLDKDFILDILVNNVLILEIKSIEDLQPIHEAQLMTYLKLSNKKLGLLINFNVELLKDGIRRRINGDLNN from the coding sequence ATGAAATACACAGAAGTCGAATATAATGAGCTGACAAAACTAGTAATTAAGTGTGCAATAGAAGTACATAAAGAGCTTGGACCCGGTCTTCTTGAATCAGTATACGAAATATGCCTCATAAAATTATTGCGTGAAGAAGGGTTAGACGTAAAACATCAAGTTAAGCTTCCAGTTTATTTTAGAAAAGAAAAATTAGATAAAGATTTTATACTTGACATATTAGTCAACAATGTGTTAATACTAGAAATTAAATCCATTGAAGATCTTCAACCTATACATGAAGCTCAATTAATGACATATTTAAAGCTTTCAAACAAAAAACTAGGTTTACTTATTAACTTTAACGTCGAATTGCTAAAAGACGGAATTAGAAGAAGAATTAATGGAGACCTTAATAATTAA
- a CDS encoding bifunctional heptose 7-phosphate kinase/heptose 1-phosphate adenyltransferase has translation MKRFSIKKDRIRDIFKSFNNLNVLIIGDVMIDSYLWGKVSRISPEAPVPIVAVAKKERRLGGAANVALNIQALGANPILCSVIGVDYEGQAFMDLLKNQKLSQKGILKSRDRVTTVKTRVIGNNTQLLRVDEEEEEDITAHETQQLITLISYIISHDKIDVIIFEDYNKGLITPKLISKVVELTKSKGIPTCVDPKKKNFNSYKGVSLFKPNLKELREGVKLDISGDNINELQRAVSSFRVKQKVETVLLTLAEKGVITNSRKVKEHLPAHIRSIADVSGAGDTVISVASLCRALDCNDILTAAISNLSGGLVCEQIGVVPVNKEQLLEEALKLEFVK, from the coding sequence ATGAAAAGATTTTCAATTAAAAAAGACCGCATCCGCGATATTTTTAAATCCTTCAATAACTTAAACGTACTCATTATTGGAGACGTTATGATTGATAGTTATTTGTGGGGAAAAGTAAGTAGAATTTCACCAGAGGCACCCGTGCCTATTGTTGCTGTGGCTAAAAAAGAAAGAAGGCTTGGCGGTGCTGCAAATGTTGCGTTAAACATTCAAGCGCTTGGTGCAAATCCAATTTTGTGTTCTGTAATTGGTGTTGATTATGAAGGTCAGGCGTTTATGGATCTTCTTAAAAACCAAAAACTCAGTCAAAAAGGAATTTTAAAAAGTCGCGACCGTGTTACAACTGTAAAAACAAGGGTAATCGGCAATAACACACAATTACTGCGTGTAGACGAAGAAGAGGAAGAAGATATTACTGCACATGAAACACAACAACTCATTACATTGATTTCTTATATTATTAGTCATGACAAAATCGATGTGATTATTTTCGAAGATTATAATAAAGGATTAATTACCCCGAAACTAATTTCTAAAGTTGTAGAACTCACTAAAAGTAAAGGGATTCCTACCTGCGTAGATCCTAAGAAGAAGAACTTTAATTCCTATAAAGGTGTAAGTTTATTCAAACCAAATTTAAAAGAACTACGTGAAGGTGTGAAGCTCGATATTTCTGGTGATAACATTAACGAGTTACAAAGAGCCGTAAGTAGTTTTCGTGTAAAACAAAAAGTAGAAACCGTTTTACTTACCCTTGCAGAAAAAGGTGTGATTACTAATTCAAGAAAAGTAAAAGAACATTTACCTGCGCATATTAGAAGTATTGCTGATGTGAGTGGAGCCGGCGATACCGTTATTAGCGTTGCCTCCTTATGCAGAGCTCTAGATTGTAACGATATTTTAACAGCCGCTATTTCTAATCTTTCAGGTGGACTTGTCTGCGAACAAATCGGTGTTGTACCGGTTAATAAAGAGCAGTTATTGGAAGAGGCTTTGAAGTTGGAATTCGTAAAATAA
- a CDS encoding pyridoxal phosphate-dependent aminotransferase → MGKLSDRVNRISESQTIAMARKSRELKAQGIDIISLSLGEPDFATPQIIKDAAKKAIDDNFSYYTHVSGYVELREAICMKFKRDNGLDYTADEIVVSTGAKQSIANAVLCLVNPGDEVIIPAPFWVSYLEILKLAEGNPVIVDTTIESDFKISAQQLEKAITPKTKVIMLSTPCNPTGSVYTKQELKALAEVVVKYPELYIISDEIYEHINFIGGHQSFAQFDFIKDRIITINGVSKGFAMTGWRGGIMAAPKWIAQACDKIQGQFTSATSSITQKAMHKAMELDYPTYIEPMRNAFLKRRDLVLKLMKDIPGLKTNTPQGAFYVYPEVSYYFGKKYKDHVINNGTDLTIFLLDEGHLALVPGAAFGEDRYVRFSYATSEEKLIEALRRMKEALAKLQ, encoded by the coding sequence ATGGGAAAGCTTTCAGATAGAGTAAACCGAATCTCCGAGTCACAAACAATTGCTATGGCGAGAAAAAGCCGTGAACTAAAAGCACAGGGAATTGACATCATCAGTTTAAGTTTGGGAGAGCCAGATTTTGCTACACCGCAAATCATTAAAGACGCTGCTAAAAAAGCCATTGACGATAATTTCAGCTACTATACACATGTTTCAGGATATGTTGAATTACGCGAAGCTATTTGCATGAAGTTTAAACGTGATAACGGTTTAGATTATACAGCTGATGAAATTGTTGTCTCTACTGGCGCAAAACAAAGTATTGCAAATGCTGTGTTGTGTTTGGTAAACCCAGGTGATGAAGTTATTATTCCTGCACCGTTTTGGGTGAGCTACCTCGAAATATTAAAACTAGCGGAAGGTAATCCTGTTATTGTGGATACAACTATTGAATCTGATTTTAAAATATCTGCACAACAGTTAGAAAAAGCCATTACGCCGAAAACAAAAGTTATTATGTTGAGTACACCCTGCAATCCAACAGGCAGTGTGTATACCAAGCAAGAACTAAAAGCATTGGCGGAAGTTGTTGTCAAATACCCAGAATTATATATTATCAGTGATGAAATTTATGAGCATATTAATTTCATTGGTGGACACCAAAGTTTTGCGCAATTTGATTTTATTAAAGACAGAATTATAACAATTAACGGCGTTTCAAAAGGATTTGCAATGACCGGTTGGCGCGGTGGAATAATGGCTGCACCAAAATGGATTGCACAAGCTTGCGATAAAATTCAAGGTCAATTTACATCGGCTACAAGTAGCATTACTCAAAAAGCAATGCACAAGGCAATGGAATTGGATTATCCCACTTACATAGAGCCAATGCGTAATGCATTTTTAAAACGCAGGGATTTGGTTCTTAAACTAATGAAGGATATTCCAGGATTAAAAACCAATACACCGCAAGGTGCGTTTTACGTCTATCCTGAAGTATCGTACTATTTTGGAAAAAAATACAAAGACCATGTGATAAACAATGGTACTGATCTTACTATATTTTTGCTTGACGAAGGTCATCTCGCTCTTGTTCCAGGAGCTGCCTTTGGTGAAGATAGGTACGTAAGATTTTCATACGCTACCAGCGAAGAAAAATTAATAGAAGCTTTAAGACGAATGAAGGAGGCTCTTGCCAAACTTCAATAA
- a CDS encoding GNAT family N-acetyltransferase has product MTIDFRYAKHEDLAKIVETYNSTIPSRVVTADTEEISVQSRQEWFDSHSQDKRPLWIVSCNEEYAGWMSFNSFYGRPAYQGAIEISIYLEDKFRGKGLGKICLQMAIDVAPELNIHSLLGFIFGHNDTSLKLFYSFGFEKWAHLPGIANLDGTMRDLLILGKKV; this is encoded by the coding sequence TTGACAATAGATTTTAGATATGCAAAACACGAAGATCTTGCTAAAATTGTAGAGACCTATAATTCTACGATCCCTTCGCGCGTTGTAACAGCGGACACTGAAGAAATTAGCGTTCAAAGTAGACAAGAGTGGTTTGATTCACATTCACAAGACAAAAGACCTTTATGGATCGTTTCGTGTAATGAGGAATATGCAGGTTGGATGAGTTTTAATTCCTTTTATGGAAGACCTGCTTACCAAGGCGCAATAGAAATAAGTATTTATTTGGAAGATAAATTCCGCGGAAAAGGGCTTGGTAAAATTTGTTTACAAATGGCGATTGACGTAGCTCCCGAGCTAAACATTCATTCTTTACTCGGTTTTATATTTGGTCATAACGATACAAGTTTAAAACTCTTTTATTCCTTTGGTTTCGAAAAATGGGCTCATTTACCAGGTATTGCAAATTTGGATGGTACTATGCGCGACCTTCTCATATTGGGCAAAAAAGTTTAA